The stretch of DNA TCGCCGCCGGTAGACTGAGCGAGGCTCTTATCGACAGTGCTGCGGCGCATGTGCTCACGGCTAAGTTTGCTGCTGGGCTTTTCGACGAGGCGCTCGACGACACTTTGCATTGGCGGAAGAACATTCACACGCCCGAAGCCATTGCCACGGCGAAGCAGTTGGCCGACGAGAGCATCGTGATGTTGGAGAACCGAAATGGGCTGTTGCCCTTAGACGTGGCCCGTCTGCGGTCGATTGCCGTCGTTGGGCCCAATGCGGCGCAGGTGCAGTTTGGAGATTACTCGTGGACGGCCGACAATCGGCACGGCATCACGCCGCTCGAGGGCATCCGCCGATGGGTGGGCCAGCGCGTGAAGGTGAACTATGCACGGGGCTGCGACTACTATTCGCAAAATGCCGACTCGATTTCTGCCGCTGTGAGAGCTGCCGCTGCCAGCGATCTCACTGTCGTGGTGGTGGGAACACAGAGCATGCTGCTGGCCAGAGCCTCGCAACCCTCTACCAGCGGCGAGGGTTATGACCTCTCTGAACTCACGCTGCCTGGCGTTCAGCAACAACTCATCGACAGCATAGCCGCCACTGGGAAACCTTTCGTGGTGGTATTGGTAACGGGAAGACCGCTCATCGTAGAGCCTTTCCGGCATGTGGCCGGTGCATTGCTGGTGCAATGGTATGGCGGCGAACAGGCCGGAGCGGCCTTGGCAGAGGTTCTCTTCGGGCAGATAGCCCCCTCGGGTCGGCTGCCGGTCTCGTTTCCCAAGAGTGTAGGTCAGTTGCCGGTGTTCTACAACTATCTGCCCACCGACAAAGGCTATTATAATAAGAAAGGAACGCGTGAGGTTCCGGGGCGCGATTACGTCTTTTCCGATCCTTATGCGGCTTATCCCTTCGGTCATGGCTTGACCTATACCACCTTTTCTTATCGCCGCCCGTCGTTGTCGGATCGGCATGTCACCGAGAAAGACACGGTGGAGGTGTGCTTCTTCGTGAAGAACACAGGTCGGCGCGCTGGGAAAGAGGTGGTGCAGCTCTATGTACGCGATATGAAAAGTTCGGTAGCCACGCCCGTGAAGCAGCTCTTCGGCTTCGAGAAAATCAGTCTGCAACCAGGAGAAGAGCGGCAGCTGAGGTTCCGTCTTCCCGTGTGCGACCTCTATCTGCACAACCAACGCATGGAGCGAGTGGTAGAACCGGGCGACTTCGAATTGCAAATCGGAGCCTCGTCGGCCGACATCCGTCTGCGAGATACGTTGCGCGTGTTGGGTAAGGAGACCTCGGATGCCGAACGAACGGCAGCTGTCAACACAACAAACGTGACGAAACCGACGGGGCGGATGCTGCAGATCCGCGGTTGTGTGCGCAATGTTCAGGCTTTCCCAATGGCCCATGTGCGCGTTCAGGCGGGGTCGAATGTGACTTATACCCAACAGAACGGCGAATATCGTATTGCGGCTGCAGTGGGCCAGCGTTTGCAATTTGTCTTGAAAGGCTATCGAACGGAGACGCTGACCGTGCGCGAGGGGGGCATCTTCGACGTGGAACTCACCGCCGAAACGCCTTGATGCTTCTTTGCTGAACCCAACCCAACGGAACGCTACGAACGATGAACAAGAGACTTTTTATTCTATGTTGGCTCTTTGCCTGTGGGCTGTCTGCTGCGGCCCAGGGGCAAAGAGCCTTTCGCCTTTTCTATGCTGATAGCGGAAAGATGCGTCTCATGGCGACTCTTCCTGCGTATCCCACGGGTCGGGCCGTGCTCTATTGTCCCGGAACGGCCCGACCAGGAGAAACTGAGAACGTATGCAACGAGCGGGCTGATTTCTTCGCTCGCCTCGGCATGGCCTGCTTCCAACTCTTCTATCGTAGGCCCGATGCTACGGCAGAGGCTTTTGTCGATGATGCCCAACAGGCTATGCGGCTCATCCGAGACAGTGCGCAGGCATGGCATCTCAACCCCGACGATATAGGAATGATGGGCGATGGTGCCGGCGGATTTGTGGTGGCGCGGCTCTGCACAGAGAGTCGGTGGGCAGAACGCCCCGATTTTGCCATCCTGCTTTCGCCCATTCTCTCGATGGATGCTCGCGATCGGGCGCGTCGTGCTGCTCTCAATCCTTTCTGCGACCGAGGATTCGACCCCGCTACGCCGCTCAACAATCGACTCCCATTTACGCTTCGGCCTCACCTTACGCCGCCCGCACTCCTCCTCGCCACGATCGACTCTCCGTTTCTCTCGCCCGTCAACAACGCGCTGGCCTACTATGCTGCGATGCAGAAAGTGGGCAACCGCTGCGCTCTCCACGTCTATGGGCAGGGTTCTGTCAGGCTTTGGCCTGCCAACGACAACCCGCTGAGCCGCGAAATGCAGCAGACGCTCTCCTCATGGCTTGCCTCGCTGCCCTCGCCACAGCCTGGTGCGGTGCGCGTGGCTTGCATCGGCAACAGCATCACCGAGGGGATGGGCATCCCGCTGAGCAGCGTCTACGGCTATCCCGCCCGTCTGCAACAGCTCTTGGGGCCGAGATTCTATGTGCGCAACTTCGGTGTGAGTTCGCGAACGATGCTCAACCTCGGCGATCGACCTTATATGCGTGAGCTGGCTTGGCGCGATGCGCGCGATTTTCGGCCTGATGTGGTCATCGTGAAACTGGGTACGAACGATAGTAAGGAGGAGAATTGGCGATATGGAACTCACTTCGAGGCCGATCTCCAGGCGATGGTCGACACGTTGAAGTCGCTGCCCTCGCATCCGCGAATCGTTCTGGCCACGCCTATTCCTGCTTTCAAACCCACTTGGACCATTAACGACAGTGTGCTCGTTCATGCCATTACGCCCGTCATGCGCCGGGTGGCCAAGCGGCGAGGCTGCCTTTTCCTCGACTTGCATCGTCTTTCTGGGCTTACCGAGGGCGATATGCAGGTAGACGGTATTCATCCCACGGCTTCCGGTGCCGATAAGATCGCACAGGTTGTAGCCTCTTTTATCGTTGACAATTGGTAATGGACTGTTGGAGGTTACTGAACTGTTCAGTAACGCCACGGAGGCAAAAATGTGGCTACTGAACTGTTCAAAACCACCGCGGAGACAAAAATGATGCTTCTGAACTGTTCAGAACGGCCGCGGAGACAAAAATAGTGCTACTGAACTGTTCAAAACCATCGCGGAGAGAAAAATGGTGCTTCTGAACTGTTCAGTAACGCCGCGGAGGCAAAAATGGTGCTACTGAACTGTTCAGTGGCACCTTTTTTTCAGAATAAAACTCTACCTTTGCAGAAGATGGACTGCATTCGGCTATATCCAAGTCTGCTTATATGGCACTCGTTTGCACCATCTTTGCAGAAGATGGACAGCACTCGGTCAGTCCACCGTCAATCTAAAAACTTACAGAGAAATGGCAAAGGTATATCAATTCATGGCCGACGGATTCGAAGACATTGAGGCGTTGGCTCCCGTAGACATCCTGCGCAGAGGCGGGGTAGAAGTGAACATGGTCAGTGTAACGGGACGCAGGATCGTAGAGTCGGCTCACGGCGTGGGCGTGCAAGCTGATTGGCTTTTGGAAGAAGCCCGTTTGGACGATGCCGACCTGCTGCTCTTGCCTGGCGGAATGCCCGGAGCCGCTCATCTCAACGAGCATGCCGGCGTGCGCGAAGCGCTGCTTCGACAGGCCCACGAGGGTAAGCGCATCGCAGCGATCTGCGCTGCTCCGATGGTGTTAGGCAGTTTGGGATTGCTCAAAGGCAGGCGAGCTACGTGTTATCCAGGCTTCGAATCTTATCTCGATGGTGCAGAGTACACCGCCGAACTTGTCACCGTCGACCGCAATATCGTCACCGCCGAGGGACCGGCCGCCGTTCTACCTTACGCCTATCGATTGCTCGCACTCTTTGTAGGCGAAGAAAAAACACGCGAGATAGAAGACGGCATGCGATTCACACACCTCATGGAAGGCTGCCGGTGAGCAAAGGCCTATGCATAAAAATAAAAAGGAGAGATGGACTACGCAATCATTGTAGCAGGCGGAAAGGGCCTGCGGATGGGAGCAGACGTGCCGAAGCAGTTCTTGCCCTTAGGCGGACTGCCGGTGTTGATGCGAACGATAGAATGTTTCCGGCAGTACAGCTCGGCGTTGCAGCTCGTGCTGGTTCTGCCTGCAGAGCAACAGATGTATTGGCAACAACTATGTTGCGAGCATCGATTCGAGGTGCCCTGCCAACTGGTTGAGGGCGGACCAACGCGATTCCACTCTGTGAAGAACGCCTTGGCGGCCATTCCTCCGTCGGAAACCGGCTTTGTTGCGGTGCACGATGGCGTCCGACCGTTCCCCTCGCTCCAAGTCATTCGTCGCTGCTTCGACGTCGTCCGCGAAGCAAAGGCCGTCGTCCCAGTGACAGAGGTTGTGGAGACATTGCGCCGCATCGAGGCCGACGGAACCAGTACCACCGTCCCACGCGAATTCTATCGGAGTGTGCAGACGCCGCAGACGTTCCATCTTCCGTTGCTTCGCCGCGCCTACGAGCAGCTCTATCGTCCCTCCTTCACCGATGATGCCTCGGTGGTAGAATCGCTCGGCCATCGCATCACGCTCGTGGAAGGAAACCGCGAAAACATCAAAATCACCACCCCCCTCGACCTCAAGGTGGGGGAAGAAATTCTGAAAGAGTTGACACGCTAACAAATGGACGAATTGAAAGGGGTATCTCCTTGTCAACTCATCCACTTATGAGCTAAAACAGTAGATCTCTTGTTAACTCGTTCGCTAAGACAATGCTCGACCAAGATATTACCTATCTTCCCGGTGTCGGACCTCACCGCAAAGAGATATTGAGCAAAGAGCTCAACATCCACACCTTTGGCGACCTCCTCGAATACTATCCCTACAAATACGTCGATCGCAGTCGCCTCTACCGCATCGCCGATTTGCAAGGAACGCAGCCCTTCGTCCAGATAAAAGGGCAGATCCTGAGCTTTGAAGAGTTCGTCATGGGCGTACGTAAGAAGCGGATTGTGGCCCACTTCACCGATGGCACCGGCATCGTAGATCTCGTCTGGTTTCAGTCTACCAAATACGTCGCCACCACCTACAAAGTCAATACCGACTACATCGTTTTCGGCAAGCCCAGCCTCTATGGCGGTAGATATCAGTTCGCTCACCCCGACATCGATCCCGCCGACACCCTGCAACTCTCCGATATGGGCCTGCAACCCTACTACGGCACGACCGAACGCATGAAAAAAGCCGGGATCCTCTCGCGCACCCTCGAACGTCTCACCAAAAGTCTTCTCCAACGCCTCCCTGCGCCCCTCCCCGAAACCCTTCCCCCCTTCATCACCGCCCCGCTCCATCTCATCTCCCGCAACGACGCCTGTCATCAGATCCATTACCCCCGCAGCACCGCCCAACTCCAACAGGCCCAGCTCCGCCTCAAGTTCGAAGAGCTCTTTTACGTCCAGCTCAATATCCTGCGCTACGCCAGCCATCACCGTCGTCAATATCGCGGCTACCGATTCACAAAAATCGGCCCCCATTTCCACCATTTCTACACCCACAATTTACCGTTCGAGCTCACCGGAGCCCAGAAACGCGTCATGCACGAGATACGCCGCGACATGGACAGCGGTCATCAGATGAACCGGCTCCTGCAAGGCGATGTTGGTTCAGGCAAAACCCTCGTCGCCCTCATGTCGATGCTCATTGCCGTAGACAACGGATTTCAGGCCTGCCTGATGGCCCCCACCGAAATCCTCGCCGAGCAGCATCTTGTCACCATCCGCCAGATGCTCGCCGGCAGCAGCGTGCGTGCCGAGCTGCTCACCGGAATTGTTAAAGGCAAACAGCGGCAGACCTTGCTCTCCGACCTCGTTGCTGGAGAGATACACATTCTCGTCGGCACCCACGCCCTGATTGAAGACAGCGTTCAGTTCTCCCGTCTCGGACTGGCTGTCATCGACGAACAACACCGTTTCGGCGTCAAGCAGCGCGCCAAACTCTGGGAGAAAAGTTCCACCCCTCCGCACGTACTTGTGATGACCGCCACGCCCATTCCTCGAACGCTGGCCATGACCCTCTACGGCGACCTCGACGTCAGCATCATCGATGAGCTTCCGCCCGGTCGCAAACCCATCCAAACCCTTCACAA from Prevotella sp. oral taxon 475 encodes:
- the recG gene encoding ATP-dependent DNA helicase RecG, which codes for MLDQDITYLPGVGPHRKEILSKELNIHTFGDLLEYYPYKYVDRSRLYRIADLQGTQPFVQIKGQILSFEEFVMGVRKKRIVAHFTDGTGIVDLVWFQSTKYVATTYKVNTDYIVFGKPSLYGGRYQFAHPDIDPADTLQLSDMGLQPYYGTTERMKKAGILSRTLERLTKSLLQRLPAPLPETLPPFITAPLHLISRNDACHQIHYPRSTAQLQQAQLRLKFEELFYVQLNILRYASHHRRQYRGYRFTKIGPHFHHFYTHNLPFELTGAQKRVMHEIRRDMDSGHQMNRLLQGDVGSGKTLVALMSMLIAVDNGFQACLMAPTEILAEQHLVTIRQMLAGSSVRAELLTGIVKGKQRQTLLSDLVAGEIHILVGTHALIEDSVQFSRLGLAVIDEQHRFGVKQRAKLWEKSSTPPHVLVMTATPIPRTLAMTLYGDLDVSIIDELPPGRKPIQTLHKYDHQTTSLYAGIRQQIAQGRQVYIVYPLIKESEKSDLKNLEEGYEALKTIFPGMRMSKIHGKMKAKEKEAEMQRFVAGETQILVATTVIEVGVNVPNASVMVILDAQRFGLSQLHQLRGRVGRGADQSYCILVTGRQLSAETRKRIDIMCETNDGFRIAEADLKLRGPGDLEGTQQSGIAFDLKIADIARDGHLVQLARDEARKVVEADPDCNRPENAILWNRLKQLRRDHIDWAAIS
- a CDS encoding 2-C-methyl-D-erythritol 4-phosphate cytidylyltransferase, which gives rise to MDYAIIVAGGKGLRMGADVPKQFLPLGGLPVLMRTIECFRQYSSALQLVLVLPAEQQMYWQQLCCEHRFEVPCQLVEGGPTRFHSVKNALAAIPPSETGFVAVHDGVRPFPSLQVIRRCFDVVREAKAVVPVTEVVETLRRIEADGTSTTVPREFYRSVQTPQTFHLPLLRRAYEQLYRPSFTDDASVVESLGHRITLVEGNRENIKITTPLDLKVGEEILKELTR
- a CDS encoding GDSL-type esterase/lipase family protein encodes the protein MNKRLFILCWLFACGLSAAAQGQRAFRLFYADSGKMRLMATLPAYPTGRAVLYCPGTARPGETENVCNERADFFARLGMACFQLFYRRPDATAEAFVDDAQQAMRLIRDSAQAWHLNPDDIGMMGDGAGGFVVARLCTESRWAERPDFAILLSPILSMDARDRARRAALNPFCDRGFDPATPLNNRLPFTLRPHLTPPALLLATIDSPFLSPVNNALAYYAAMQKVGNRCALHVYGQGSVRLWPANDNPLSREMQQTLSSWLASLPSPQPGAVRVACIGNSITEGMGIPLSSVYGYPARLQQLLGPRFYVRNFGVSSRTMLNLGDRPYMRELAWRDARDFRPDVVIVKLGTNDSKEENWRYGTHFEADLQAMVDTLKSLPSHPRIVLATPIPAFKPTWTINDSVLVHAITPVMRRVAKRRGCLFLDLHRLSGLTEGDMQVDGIHPTASGADKIAQVVASFIVDNW
- a CDS encoding DJ-1 family glyoxalase III; this translates as MAKVYQFMADGFEDIEALAPVDILRRGGVEVNMVSVTGRRIVESAHGVGVQADWLLEEARLDDADLLLLPGGMPGAAHLNEHAGVREALLRQAHEGKRIAAICAAPMVLGSLGLLKGRRATCYPGFESYLDGAEYTAELVTVDRNIVTAEGPAAVLPYAYRLLALFVGEEKTREIEDGMRFTHLMEGCR